A single region of the Peromyscus eremicus chromosome 16_21, PerEre_H2_v1, whole genome shotgun sequence genome encodes:
- the Tff3 gene encoding trefoil factor 3 produces the protein METRALWLMLLVLLAGSSGVASEYVGLSPSQCMVPAKVRVDCGYPKVTQEQCNNRGCCFDSSIPNVPWCFKPLQETGKVRLVIKVLAAQTDDVDSIPETHIAVEEN, from the exons atggagACCAGAGCCCTCTGGCTAATGCTGCTGGTCCTGCTTGCGGGGTCCTCTGGGGTAGCTTCGGAGTATGTTGGCCTGT CTCCAAGCCAGTGTATGGTCCCGGCAAAAGTCAGGGTGGACTGCGGTTACCCCAAAGTCACACAAGAGCAGTGCAACAACCGTGGCTGCTGCTTCGACTCCAGCATCCCGAATGTGCCCTGGTGCTTCAAGCCTCTGCAGGAGACAG GCAAGGTACGACTAgtgataaaggtgcttgctgcccagACTGATGACGTGGATTCAATTCCTGAAACCCACATAGCGGTGGAGGAGAATTGA